The nucleotide window TTAAGGCTGATTTCCACAATACCTAGAATAGGTTTTTTTCAAACTGCTGGTTAGAACCCATCAGCGAGTTGTGAAATCAATTTAGTAGATAGAGACCAGAATTTTTTGTaacaaaaactgaagagaaattaGAAAGCATTGCAATATTGTTTTGTAAAACGTGTaattcagctttatttttaaatatgcatgtGTGCGTGTATGCTCAGTTATGATGTAAAATGAACTGCTGAAagtcaaaaatgtttttaaaacactgaaatagaACGTTTGTGTTTATATAATCTCTGGGGACTAagattttccacttttttttactAGGCCATACTCATAACATAAGAGAATGTTTGTTCTTGCCACCTGTTGTGCACAATAGTTCAGTTCTTCAAGTTCaaaaaagcatacaaaaaaaGATCATTTGGCACAGTTTTCCCTTACCATTTTCCTTGTTTCCAAAAGGGAAGGTAAAAGTCACTCTGGAAAACCACTTACACTTCTTCTTCCTACTGGTTGTTCCTCTATATAGTTCTCTTCTCCTGTAAGTCCCCGGCATCAAGTTACAAGTCCAAAAGCTCTGGCTCTCTTAGTGGCATTTGTTACAAGCATTAAACTATCACTTCAGGAGAGTGAACAAGCACACTGGATTTTCACCCAAAGTGAACACCGCTCATTAgtcaccacagcagtgaaggcTCAGTTTGGTTGAAGATATCTCCTCTATCTAGCCCCTCCACACCAGAAATGCTTTTTCTCAAGTTCTTTTGATGGCACATTTTTCTCAGTACCTGCTCTCCAAACTCCAAGTATCATCCCACCTGTAATATCTACCTTGTCCAAGATCACTCCTACCTTTTTCTATGCCCTCAGCACACCTCTAATCAAACTCAAGGTTATTTTTTAGTTCAGTCAATAATTCTTCTGTagttgtcaaaaaagaaaaagaaacaaaaactagaaCAGTCTTCTTTTCAATGGCATCACATGCTGTAGGATGGCCACAAAGGCCCATCCAGGCTTTCAAAGATGAGCAAGGCACCTAGTCATCAAACATTCAAGTGGGAAAGGTCTCCATGGGACACCCACTCAAACCAGCCCTTAAAAACTTTTGAAAGAGGAGTTGACTTTGGATTCTATCCGTTTTCCCCAAGAGGTCATTCACCTTCCAGTTCTCACATGAGCACTGCGTACCACACTATTTTCACTGCCAACTATTTGAGAATATCTGCAACAGGAGATAGTCAAAGTCAAGGAGTTAATTCATCAAGTGTTTGAGTCCCAGCCACACACACGGTACTGCAGAAGTCCTTGCTCTACAGGATAGGAAAATCAGTTGAGATATACTTCCCTCAAAAAGAGGTGTCATCCTGAAATCCAAAATCAATCACAGAAGGAAACATACactaaaaagaatatatgtttgtTGAATTCACTAGATACAAGACACAATATCAAGTATAATAAAGGGATATCAAAAACAGTTTCTTCAACCTAGAGTGTCCTTTGTCTCTGGTTCCCAAACTCATCCTTAAAACCCATTGTGTCTGGTATCACCTTCTCTGACTCTGTCTCCTTGATTGTCTAGAGTACTGGGTTCCTTTGCTCCCCTCAAGTGCAATCATCCATTCATTCtatcagcaaagaaaaaaagtaatgtattgaCTGAGTGGTCTGGGCCAGGTATAATGTTAAGTgcaaaagacacacaaaagatGCATAAGACACAGTCCTTGACCTTGAAGAGATCAATCAAGtcccagaatgaataatgaagatgACCACATACTAGGAGAATGTCAAAAGGCAAAATTCAGGAAGCATTCTTGCTTGCAGTGAAACCATTCTGAGCCCTGGAGGATTCTGCCCTCCCCAAAAATAGGGGGAAAAGGGACATTACCGCTAAGGCTTAGACTTATGGTGAGGGAACTGAACTTCTGCAAACCTAGCAGGACACGTGTGCTAAATGGAACCCTGTGACCTTGCCCATCctccaaaaaacaaacctcaCCTGATCTGTGAACCTCAACAAAGTATTGAAAGGCTAAAATTTAAAGTCACTTTCCCAGTCACAGAAATAAAGGTCAAATACCCAGAGCAAATAATGAAGCAACTCCAATGGGCAAAGTGGAATGTTGGTCAGAGACTGAAACCCAAAAATCAAACAACTGAGTAATAGTGGCTCTGGAAAACAAAACTCTCATGGATCACAGAAGAGTCGTTAGAGACATAAACAAGCTCAGACTGCCACAAACACATCTAAGAGAGCAAGAATATTATTTGACTGTACAGCCAGTTTGAATATTGGGGGCAGAGGCAATATTTGTTTCAATTTCAAAAAGGAAGCTGCTGAGTCTCTTATTAGTTAATTTTGGCAGCCTAAATTCAAGTAAAACTACCTTCTATCTGAACCAAAGGCTATGATGTGCCAACCACATCAACTTGCTCTTTCATAAGGGGTCTTTAATTTGAAGGCCCTTCCCAACAGACAAATTCTGATTCTTGGAACTTCTGATTCTTAAATCAGCATAGCAAGCAAGAGCAGTCCATGGCCAAGTActaaaaaagaagaggtaaatctTCCATTTGGTTCTTCTAAGAGCTGGAGTTGGCcacagaaagaaacacaaagtttTCACTCCAAGAGATCAAAGAAGGCATTTTGTACCAGGAAACCCAATTCAAATACTCATTTCCAGGAATAAAGCCACAGGGCCCAATATTTGCTTGGGGATGGGGACTGAGGGGGAAACCAGGAGACCATGTGGACTCCAATTAAAATCTCTGATGGCTTTATTTCCCAGCCTCGCCAGTTTACTGCTGTGAAGATTTTAGCCAGGCACCACTTTAACTTAAACGCAGGCGTCCTGGTCAGAATGGTCCCACTTACCACTGGATAAAAACAAAAGTGTTTTAACACTTCATGACAGCATTCTTTGCCCCATCCTGAGCACTAGATGTATATGACAAGGTGATGCTGAGAAGTGCCAGCTTTAGCCCAGCCGGTATCTCCCATAACCACAGTAAGAGGAAACCATGCTGCAGCCCATCCTTTTATTCTAGTCACAATATTGGAAATGAGAATggaatggaaacaaaagaaaatggggggggggcggtggcatACCTCAATCTTATTCCAGTATGACAACAATCAGCTTGCTTTAAAATTATCACCTGGGGTCTTGTCAATCAGCCAACAGTTCTTATGTGTCTACTTCACACAGGCACCAAGCTAAGTCTGTAGTCAGAATAGTGCAGTGAAATATTCCCCAAGTAATCAATATTTATGTTCATGGTTATGtgcttaattttatctttttaccaaaaaaaagtatgtatcaTGTCTAAAAATCAAGTAAGCACCCATGAACCCATCACTCAATCCAAAAACCAGAAAATCAACCACTAATGTATCATCTACCTACCTCCTCCACCCTACCCATATCCCAGGTCCCTGcaacacacacatactctctctctcagttgtacacacagacacatacacacacagacacatacaacaGGTATTTAGCATCCTGAATTTGggtttcaataaaaatatgaatgcatCTTTAGGATATCTCCAAATCATACAAGTGAACTGGCTTTCCAAATACAGCAGTGATGTACTGTTTCCTCTTAAAAGATGGAATCTTTCAAGGTTTAAACGtatctttaaggttttttttttttttttaagacgaGTTGTTGCTTTAAAGGAAAATACTAATAGACTAAGTGAGATAGACTTAGCTATGGTAAACTCATGAAGACAACATATGAACGAATGAAATTTGGCAAACACCAGTGAGAGCTGCCAAGAACATGGGTTCCAGAGTCCCACAAACTCCTGGTTCAAATCCCCACTCCACCACAGACTAGCTCTACAGCTTTGGGCAACTCAATTCTGTTAAGACTCAATTTCTTactgtaaaggaatgaaataatactaaGTCATATGCTTGTTATAATGAAAAAGGGCATGTGAAGAGCtgagcatggtgcctggcatgtATCcagtccccctcctccccaaatcaTCATATCTGTCATTAAATTCACTCAAAACACATCAACGGATTTTGCTACCATCAATAGTTTACTTCCCCCTAATTTtctaacacataaaaataaatcaagaggCAGGGATCCAATGGCAAAACAAGCACAGAGGACAATTCCCAGACCCAGCTCCCGTTTGCCTAAAGTACAGTATATACGCATTGATTCTATCTTCACCTCATGACCTTGAATAGCAGGATCATTTTTCAAATCCATTTCTgtcccactcctccctccctaAGAAGGCTAAACTACTCAACCCACCTTACCTAAAAGCCTATCACGATCACCACAGGACTAGTTCAGTGCAATCGAGGGTAAGATAGAGGCATAGTCTTCATTTACTGATTCAATAACTGCTATCTGCACAAAATTTAAatcactactttaaaaaaaaattactatactaTTAATGCCATTAAATCCCTCACTTCTGAAATGAATTAGTTACATTCCTGATGATGGCATACACCTCCATCTTTACTCTCCATCCTTGGTATTCTTTTACGTTACTTAGAGGTAACAAGAAACTTATTGAGATTCAAATGCTCACTCTCTTCCAAGGTACAAAAGTGGTACAACTACTACCTATATCAAGTTTTATTGAAAACCACTCTCTCCTATTCAGGTAAAATACACTTATACTGCTAGAAACGTAGAGAATGAACCCATCCCGGCCCTTGATTTTTTGCCATCTCTCCAGAATTTATCAGAACATCATTCACCACCTTTGAGTATTTTTACAAGGGGCGACAGTAGAAATTAGATTACCCAACACAATTCCATCAATCTAAGGCCTACACATCTCAGCCTCAAAagccttgtttttttaatcccagggcagaaaacaaaaacaactgaatcatataccacacacacacaaaagtgattTGGTCTTGGAAGCCAGGTGATTCAAGTCCTGTCCAGGCCTAAGATAACCTCTTGAGCCTTGTGTCCCCATCAGTGAAATGCAGAGGACTCATACTTCATACTCAAGCATACTGTAAAAGTGGATGGAGAGGCCAGTGTATGAGGTCAGCACAAGTCTGGTGGTGTCTGCTGGCTGCCCAAGCcgcacccgccccccccccaccgccagccACCCACCTCCAGAGACAAGTGCCAGGACATACTATAGTGTTTCCATTTAAGGCCCGCCACTTGGATCAGCCCATCTCTTGAAATTTCTTACCACTACCTTTCCAGgaagaatttttttggggggaaagggAGGTGGTATCTATTTTTTGCCACCGCCTTTCCTTGAGCTGTCAGAGCAGTCTGCATCTCTGGGACAGGATTCTTTTAAAACCACTGGGTTGATCTGTGTCTAAATGCCAGGGCTTCTTTTCGAAAATACAAAAAATCTCTATGAAACAAGTTTCTTTTCTCATCATCTAAcctcaatcacacacacacacacttcaaaaaagaaagcaaagaaagcccAATAAAATTAACATCCACTGTATTACTTGGCTACCTCTCTACCAGAGCCGTATTAAGCACAACTTTTTCACCAAGACTTTTCCTCTGCTAGGAggttgaatgtttttttttccctaagtagCTTCCTCTATAGCTTCTCTCCCCTGCAAAGAGCGTTCAAAACTCCGGAGGAAAAGAAGTGGGGTCGGAGCTGAGTGGGAGACAGATCTGGCACAAACTGGACAGAGCTGAGATACTCAAGAACCCGACGGGTTAGTGAGTCCAACAGTCCGAGGCCCACATATATCAGCGCGCCCAAGGTTCTAGCCTCACTGTTTTGGTTACAGTGTTGAAGGAAGGGTTTTAAACTTGGCAAAGTACCGTGCAACATCTGTAACCACATTTGCCTTCTGGGGATCGGAAGATGAATCCTACATTCCTGGCTTTGAAGCTTTTTGAAACTGCAGCTAGGAAgaacggagggagggagggcattGAGCAGAGTTTATTGGCTGTCTCTCCAGCAGAAAATTCCTCTTGGAAGAAACGGATATTTTGAGGGTGGGGGTGATTCGCCCATCCCTTTACTCTCTACGAAGCTCAGCTAGGAAGGTGAGCCCCGTGGCCAGGCGGCCAGATCGATTTACAAGTCAGAGGCGCACACCCTGAAGGAGTTCACTACATGCATatgcgcacacacatacatacacacacacacacacgaccacCCACTCCTTGCCTCTGCCCTCTCCCATATCCCACCGGCAGTTCAGGGCCACAGTAAGACAGTTTTTTTCCGCGGCTGCTTCCCCCACCAAGAGTGGATCGGCTTGGGGGAGAAAGGAATGAAAGCGAGGGGGAAGCACCGCTGAcgcccaccctcccacccccaatcccTGCCCCTTCTCCCGCCTAGGCTCCCTCCTCCCACGGTCCTCCGGTCTCTGGCAGGGGCGGCCGGCGACCTGCCCTCACCTCTGGTCCCGCGGCGGCGGGGGGCTGAGCCGGGGAGGCGGAGTGCTAGCCAGCCGGGCGCTGCAGGTCGgcgcggcgcggggcggggcggggcggtgcAGCCGGCGAGGGAGCCCGGAACTCCGCGGGGCCGAGGGCGGGCGGCCGGCCCCgagcggcggcggcgcggcggcTGCGGCGGGCGGGTACGGCGAGCCGGTGCTGGGGGCCAGGGGCTTTCCAGCCCTGGGGCCGGTGCGGCTGGCCGAGGAGCAGCCTGGCAGAGacagcggcggcagcggcagcggcagccaCCCCGGGAAAAGagccgggggagggaggggaggcggggtgaagaggaggcggaggagaaggaaggggaggagggcgggCGGAATAAACTTCCCGAGGCGCTGCGGACAGGGCTGGGAGGACTGCAGCGGGCGGGGCGGGCCGGGTGGGGGCTggccggggggcggcgggggagtCGGTCACTGAGAGTAGAAAAGTTCCCCCAGCGCCGAGGGGgaggctgcggcggcggcggcggctgcaaAGAGCAGGAGCGGGAGCGGGAggagcgggaggaggaggagaaggaagtggCTGCGGAGCGCTCGGCCAATGAGTGTCTGGAGCTGTGATTAACCAGGCAGCAACACATCATTTCCTCCCGGCGCGGTTCCAGGGAgccgggagggagagggaaggcggcggggcggggccgtCCCCGCGCCCCCTGCAGGCGCCCGGCCCGGGGCGAGCCCGCCGAGCCCCGCCGAGCCTGGCCGAGCCGCCCCCGGCGCGCCCCACGCTGTCTGGCCAGCCCAGAGGAGGCTGCGAGCGCGCCTCCCGCGGGGCTCCTTCGAGGCGGGGAGGCGGCGGGGCAGGCCTGAGCCGGGCTCCCGCGGCcagggtgggaggcagagaggcCGCACGGCGGGGTGAGAGCCCAGGTAGGCGCGGGCGGGGCTGTCTGGACAGCTCCCGGGGGCGCGCGGGGTGGGCGGGCCGGCGGGCAGGCTGCCTCCCCGGCCCGGGACTGCGGGTTGCAAGCGGTTGGAGTCCTGCCTGGCCGACTGGATTCTCACAGAGAAGCCTCGGCATTCTCATCCAGGCCATTTCTGACCTGCCTTCAAATCCCCTTCCACTTTGCTCATTTCCCTTCAAGGTCTGGGGTTATGCAAGAGCTTGCCATTTTCGCAGTACacctccttatttaaaaaaaaaaatgggggggttACAGGGGCGGGGGTCTGCGGTAACCTACCGCTGTCCTAGGCGCCATGAGAGCTTACAGTAgaaaggaaggaacattccccGCCACAGAGAGGCTGACAACCTCGGTCCTTGGATACACAAAAACACTCCAGTGTTCTAATATTATCCAGAGCATCAAAAAGGCATGCGAGGATCGAATTTTGCATGGTGCCTGCAGAGTGTAAGGAAAGCACCAGGCCATTTTCTCTGCCCTCTAGAAGTTTAGAATGTATAACCCCATCACAAAGCCAAATATAAGCGTGAAACCAATAACTGGGAATACCATAAAGTATTTTTATCTCTGCAGGTTCATTCATGCAGCAGGCATTTACTGGGTGACTGTCTGCTGTACTGCAAAAGGTTGCAAAGAAAATGGAAGATCTGGTCCCTGCAGGTCAGGAGTTGACAATTTAATTAGAAACACAAAGCAAATATACATGAAACTGCTAGAAAAGAATACCTAGGTATTATATAAGCACAAAGATGCAGAAGGCTGGGGCATTTTTCCATAAGGGGAAGGGCTTTATGATTGGTGAGAAACAGGAGAAGAAATTCCAGGTCAATCAAACAAGAATCCTTGTATGTATCCTCCCTCTGTAGAACAATGTGACAGAGACCTAAGTGTCAGCCCTGCCACTTAAAAACTGTATGATCTTGGGCACGTTTTTAACCCGAGACACATTTTTAACGTGAGACAGGGAATATAGCCTGTCTCATGAGGTTTATTGTGTAGTTCAAATGAGATTACATACACGTGGGAACTTCCCAAGTTGTGTAAATATGCCTCAGTCCGGTCCATTTTTGGAGTCTTCAAGTTACTGACCTCTTCTTAGGAACCTTTATAGTATCCTCTATGCTGTAAGCTCCCTGAGGGGAAGGACCAGGTTTAGTTATGTCTACTGTGTATCATCATCCCTAACAGAGTGACACAATAAAGGTTTgctgaataagtgaataaatgaactaATGAACCCTGTTATGCTTTCAACtgttccttttatctctttattaTGTGGCTGGCTCAATGCAAAGCCCTCTAACTCAACCCTCATGTGACTAAGGTTGTATTCCAGGAGACTCTCTGGGAGGATTCTGGGTAATTCTTCTGACCTTGTAACAGATGAACTGATTGAGTAATTGTGTGTGTAAAACAAGAATATACGCAAGGATACAGCCCTTCACACAAGCCCCACTCACACAAGGATAAAGCCCCAATATAGTCCTTTGGCTTGGATACCTTAatccagggtttctcaaccttggtaTTATAGACATCTTTGACTGGATAATTGTTGTGGTGTGCTATCCTGTGCAGTGTAAGTGGTTGTGCACCATCTTTGACCTCTATCCATTCGATGTAAATAGGATACCCTccacagttgtgacaaccaaaaatgtctctggaCATTGCCAAACTAGGGGGTTGAGGATGGGGCTAGAGATGACTctcagttgagaaccactgccttaccCTGACATCTAATCCATTGGAAAATCACACCAGTAAAATAACTTGGAGGAAATATATCTTCTGTTATTCTAAGATTCACAGATCTCCTCCATCATATGTTTCAAGGAGCACGACTCTTGTTAATTAATTGCCTGCTGCATTGTGAATTGGCAACTCTTCTGTTTTCTGCATATCCTCCTCCTTTACGCCCAGATCAACATGTTCATTTCTAAAAGTCAACAGCTTTCAAAAACTATTAGGAAACAGGGTCTTGAGCAACCTGAGTCCTGTAtaatattttcctataaaattgggGGAATTTATTCCATAAAATTTTGCAGATTGCGATTCAGAATATAAATCATAACTTTGggaaatcatttcatttaaaatatctaagTAACTACATTGAGTGATTGTCTCTCATCTTGAAGCCATTTCTTTTTGGCTCCAAGAGTTTTCCTTACATAGTGGTATAAAAGAACATGGCTTATTAAAacttacaaagcaaaaacaagttAGTTATATATATCAACTTTCAGAAGCAAATTATTTAGAAGAATATTGATGGGATACTGATGGATTGATGTACTGCAGTTCAATTACTAGAggtttctggaagaaaaaaaaaagattaatggttGAAGGGATGAACAAATTATTCTGAGAAGTCTGTTCCTTTGGTTTGGGCATGtagaaccaaaacaaaaacaaacaaacaaaaaaatccctgctCCCAACAGGCAATAGTACCTGTTTACAATGTGAGCAGACATTTTTGTTCAGCAAGACAGTATCATCTGtctcattaaataaaattacctGAAGCATTGGTTTCATGGTTTTGTTCATAATTTGTTAAGGTTTggttttatagttgtacaatgggTACAAGTATATGGAGATTAGTTTCCATCTAGTTTAGTGATTGTTTACATTTAAGTTGAGACTTGAAGACTGGGTGAGCATCCAGTCTGCTTAGAAATAGGGCAAAGTTTGAGGGTTGGATGGTAAAACTTACGGTAAAGTAACTCtcccatttctattttgttaGACTGGAACCAGGATGCATATTCTTAGGGGATCTCCAAGTTCTCCAGGAAATTTGTGCTTTTGCTTCAgtcacaatattttttaaagaaattaatatattgaaGTAATTAATATGATGCATACTGGATCACATGAATGTCTACCATGCAACCATGATTCCACTGAACATTTTTGCTATGTACCTATAAGAACacaaagtttaggagttccctagtggcccactgagttaaggatctggcattgtctctgctgtggtgcaggtttgatccctggccccagaacttcctcatGGCATGGGTGaggctgaaaaaaacaaaaaacaaaaaacactttatttaaattaaattttataaaaataatttaaggcaTCACTGAAGGTCcatggaatttttatttcctttcgaATGTGTCTATACATTACTCAAGTGTGAGAAATACTAACCTAGCTGCATCATAACTAttcttggaaaattaaaagaCCTTGAGATCCGGAGTTTAGTCCTCACCCTGAGGCCCATAAGAAACCAGTATTATGTTTCAAAGATTGAAATGACTGAATCAGAATAAGGGGTATAAGGGAAAATTATAACCTGAAAGTGTCACTAAAAATCCTatcaggaggagttcccctcgtggcacagtggttaacgaatccgactaggaaccatgaggttgggggttcagtccctgcccttgctcagtgggttaaaggatccggcattgccgtgagctgaggtgtaggttgcagacacggctcggattccgcattgctgtggttctggtgtaggccagcggctacagctccgattcgacccctagcctgggaacctccatatgccgtgggaggggccctagaaaaggcaaaaaaaaagacaaaaaaaaaatcttatcagaggagttccccctgtggcacagtggtaacgaacccaactagtatccatgaggactcgagtttcatccctggccttgcccattgggttaaagatctgttgttgccatgagctgtggtgtagatcacagactcccACGTtgcattggctgtggtgtaggctagcagctgcagctccaatttggcccctagcctgggaacttccatatgccaataaataaataaataaataattttctaaaaagaaaaaaaaaaatcctatcaggACTGGCACCCTTTTCTTCAAAAGGTAAACATTTAACCAGTCAGGACAGACACTTGTTTATCTTCCAGTTAAACTTTCCCAGGTATATGAATGACTCATTAATTGTTCATTTCATACAAGACTTTATTGGCCATCCACCATATTCAAAGAACTGTAGGTGCTACATAGGAGTTTTCAACCTGAATGCAGTCACTTCCTACTTGGGAAAGTTCATCCAGTCACTCCTGACTTAGCAGGTTGCGTGTAAACCAGTGTGCAGCCATGAGCCAACCATGTGATAAAAGGGGCGTCACACAACCTTTGCAGAAAGGAAAGAGTATTCATTAAACAATGTTGAGGCACTTGGCCAAAATCCTATTAGTCTGTCTTCTCATATCATTcctgaaaatatttccagaaggaacaaagaattaaacatttttttaattatcaattaACTCAAAGCAAATATGTGTAGATTTGTTGGGAAAAGGATTTTCTAGGTAAAAAgctatggaagaaataaaaaaagattggttgggaattcctgttttggctcagcagtttaagaactagtatccacaaggatgtgggttccatccctggcgtcgttcagtgggttaagaatctggcgttgctgtgagttgtagtgtaggtcacagactcagctcagatcccacattgctttggctatggcataggccggcagctacagctccagttcacccccggaaacttgcatatgccttagtgtggccctaaaaagacaaaaacaaaaaaaaagaaaaaagaaaaagatttgttgtaatgactataaattttttttttggagttcccgtcgtggcgcagtggttaacgaatctgactaggaaccatgaggttgcgggttcaatccctgactttgctcagtgggttaaggatccggcattgccatgagctgtggtgtgggtcacagatgcagctcggatcctgagttgctgtagctctggtgtaggccggtggctacagctccaattagacccctagcctgggaacctccatatgccacaggagcagctcaagaaaaggcaaaaagacaaaaaaaaataaaaataaaaataaaaataaataaacaaaaaaaataaaaataaatttttttttcactacaaTGTTTTAGGGAACAATCAAATtaaagatgggaagaaaaaagccAAGCAATGAAGCTGCTAACATATACTCAAAGGGTTAAAatctaattttctaaaaaaaactcttacaaattaacaaaatatacGTTTTAAGAGAAAGGTAGATGTCatgaatagacaaagaaaaataaaactttgcataagggagttcctatcgtggctcagtggttaacgaatctgactaggaaccatgagcattgccgtgagctgtggtgtaggttgcagacgtggctcagatcccccattgctgtggctctggcgtaggccggcggctgcagctccaattcgacccctagcctgggaacctctacatgccacaggagcggccctggaaaaggcaaaaaaaaaaaaaaaagaaaaattagatagaaaaaatttt belongs to Phacochoerus africanus isolate WHEZ1 chromosome 3, ROS_Pafr_v1, whole genome shotgun sequence and includes:
- the LOC125121958 gene encoding formin-like protein 14 — its product is MYGHPLNIVTKPMSPVDKERIDSPALSKYYAKQENRESSRPGRTPTACNPQSRAGEAACPPARPPRAPPGAVQTAPPAPTWALTPPCGLSASHPGRGSPAQACPAASPPRRSPAGGALAASSGLARQRGARRGRLGQARRGSAGSPRAGRLQGARGRPRPAAFPLPPGSLEPRREEMMCCCLVNHSSRHSLAERSAATSFSSSSRSSRSRSCSLQPPPPPQPPPRRWGNFSTLSDRLPRRPPASPHPARPARCSPPSPVRSASGSLFRPPSSPSFSSASSSPRLPSLPRLFSRGGCRCRCRRCLCQAAPRPAAPAPGLESPWPPAPARRTRPPQPPRRRRSGPAARPRPRGVPGSLAGCTAPPRPAPRRPAAPGWLALRLPGSAPRRRGTRALSLL